The Campylobacter concisus sequence TTATCGCTGGTGCCTCTATTTTTTAGGCGCGTGCTTATAAGCTCATGGCTTGCTTCAAAAAAGATGATCTTGTCTGCAAATTTATCATTTAGTGCAAATTTATTAAGCTCTAAAAGCATGTTTTCATCTAAGTTTTCATCATTTGCCAAAGCGTAGGCGATGCCCGAGATAAAGCCTCTGTCACTTAAAATCAATTTGCCTAAATTTGGAGCGACCAGCTTTTCAAAATGCTCAGCCCTGTCAGCTAAAAAGAGTAAAATTTCAGCCCTTTTGCCTATTTTTATGCTTGAGCTTAGTAAAATTTCACGTAAATTTTCACCAAGCTTTGTGCCACCTGGCTCTTTTGTGATGATGGCATCACTAAATTTAGAAGCTAAAATTTCTATCTGCGTGCTCTTGCCAACGCCGTCAATGCCTTCAAACAAAACATACATTTTACGCCTTTAAATTTTTAAGAATTTTTGCTGGCACTAGGTTGCTCACATCGCCGTCGTGGCGCAAGACTGAGCGGACGATAGAGCTTGAGATGAAGGCGTTATTTAAGCTTGGCATAAGATAAACCGTCTCAAATTCGTCCCAAAGTGCAGCGTTTGCGTAGCCTAT is a genomic window containing:
- the tmk gene encoding dTMP kinase; translated protein: MYVLFEGIDGVGKSTQIEILASKFSDAIITKEPGGTKLGENLREILLSSSIKIGKRAEILLFLADRAEHFEKLVAPNLGKLILSDRGFISGIAYALANDENLDENMLLELNKFALNDKFADKIIFFEASHELISTRLKNRGTSDKIEARGLEYLLKVQSLMKQILIKNGFVTLFIDASKSIELISKEIENFINFK